Below is a window of Chloroflexota bacterium DNA.
TGCGTTCGAACAAGCCTAATCTACCACCGTCACTTGATCTCTAATGGCTGCAAGCGTCTTAGGGCCGATGCCCGGCACATTGAGCAATTCGTCCACGGAGCGGAAGAAGCCATGCTCGTTACGGTAATTGATGATAGCCTGAGCCTTGACTGGCCCAATACCCTTCAGAAGCTCAAGCTGTGCGGCAGAGGCGGTATTGATGTTGGTCTTCGTTCCCTGCTCCTCTTCAGCGAAGGGGTCCTCATAGGTATCGAGGACACGAATCTTAACCTTGATTGGATCCGACCCCTCCCCCACTATGCCAGCTCGCTGGAGGACGTCCTTCAGACTGCTATCCTGGCTAAAGGTGTAGATGCCTTCGCTGGTTACAGCCCCACTCAGATACACCTCCACCTCTGCTTGTGAATGGGCCGGAAGAATCACCTCAATATTTCCTCCGCTGCCGCCGCCGACGTGTCTGGAGATAAGCACAGCCCCACCGGCTACGAGGGCTATAATCAACAGACTGATTACTATCCAGATAGCAAGATTTAGTCTTCTTTCTCCTGAACCTTGGGAAATACTCATGACAGCCTCCAGGTCATGTTTTCTTGTGCCAGACTGGGACGCTCTCCTTTACTTGAATAGTGTTGCGTGTTGAACTGAAGTGCCCCCCTGAGAAACAGCAGCCTCCTGTGTTTATGGTGCTGGAGGCCAGTGGTGATCAAATCTGTACATGTATGTCACAACTGGAGGCCGGTTGTCAACCTTGGCCGCCGCTTTCATCCCGCGGGGGTAGG
It encodes the following:
- a CDS encoding ComEA family DNA-binding protein, producing MSISQGSGERRLNLAIWIVISLLIIALVAGGAVLISRHVGGGSGGNIEVILPAHSQAEVEVYLSGAVTSEGIYTFSQDSSLKDVLQRAGIVGEGSDPIKVKIRVLDTYEDPFAEEEQGTKTNINTASAAQLELLKGIGPVKAQAIINYRNEHGFFRSVDELLNVPGIGPKTLAAIRDQVTVVD